One segment of Anopheles stephensi strain Indian chromosome 3, UCI_ANSTEP_V1.0, whole genome shotgun sequence DNA contains the following:
- the LOC118513918 gene encoding uncharacterized protein LOC118513918 isoform X1 yields MHVVLLVNLDTKRKKHASFFKAIATGDTKLLIMTDALKMTDMQQRASIEFERQRHLANWLIESSPHMPKPTAAQQKQLQQHQQQLQQQQLQQLAGGAITGKQSKAAAKLKQSPMFLLAKIGHNLAVGGGGTGGGGGGGGGGGNSLVAGSTFNSQTNLPLQILAPGGGREGNKPKLRRFNSHDTSANMFSVAEFENARMARRNELESAALLRQRARYKLNSLNSSGGGAGGGGGDCSTGESKGSKLSSSESTTEPLFAEQFLERFSLPRVIRLSYTSSTSPGGQGDQTMTSSSSAESSSTAERPSSGSKGGGKGSKKGKGSATIGGDLFLLYRYMRGYRSYHVFNTKAGTSRKKGYKIPHDFPGYFSFINDKGAPTATVYTTIVQLVRDQVYKFLSLDNLSAYTESHDNFSHKTHYVKATAKAGQVYRLLAVFQDGDHKSATSSSSHKDATGAGNANVGGREKERGKYAQLLDDNRQIYYVSLSAKGKFYEIEQHSAPVLQKYTNFGNHHQLHSLNGNNTSSSSVGTNGGNQTSQQNQQNHQTHQQQQQQQHRKPKQLSRDCVHRIGFIMQSEPCLPLNLKLISPQTGAHSSAVPEYVTIAKISEENFLIACPLDEQHLTTTLTLTKLHLTPQMKFAKCTMGFENEQHMFLNANVQTVLKFCQFNCDNFLRVVDHETNAIELQQMTAISVGQQQQQQQQSSLTMTSNTTTTTGPSSLGSSGSGGGGGGGGGKHESKGGGSDVLRRFGRLFGGGGSSGGHDRNGGSGHEKEDSIIFLSKNDLESLECGGGGGGGGRELDDHHHHSTPYHQHHHHHHSLVDERSTLGGRSSSDGATNHEPHSLPIPSYRSEKMKVFASPSGKSKGHSTTTPAGATSSSTSKWFRGFGNRSSANESVSADDEWDKRTSLDRYRDMSKLIQERFGTLGMLSLSSRAASTDRISAFDDGTIVSHDPASSVASVGAREKCLSLQHIEQKSKPDLVPPGHHGSGGDETIRNADDDDDDQASELTASELGDTIFFPLRHSTNQQSFMTQKLYSEFHVKTKQYSKSSSSIQQLLHLAGNGGGGNRSSELPASKKSALKNRFRNSAAASHDEVVLSFEDLRYMNRVCDDEVGEVKEEKRPTKTVSLREPLPSQPAVSQRTILDDLPYSSVRDSIVLQTGDSDRDDASSVPAESIYAEICTEATAVPAVSASVPAPAAKPEKRFVSIRINVPPCDSVAGAGSVCLNPAGTSTTTTNHTNTSNGSSCNSNTSSRCSSAVSSPIEDNIYNTIK; encoded by the exons ATGCACGTGGTACTGCTGGTGAATCTCGATACGAAGCGCAAGAAGCATGCGTCCTTCTTCAAGGCCATCGCGACCGGTGATACCAAGT TGCTGATCATGACCGACGCACTCAAGATGACCGATATGCAGCAGCGCGCCAGTATCGAGTTCGAGCGCCAGCGCCACCTGGCGAACTGGCTGATCGAGTCGAGCCCGCACATGCCCAAACCAACGGCCGCCCAACAAAAGCAGCTCcagcaacaccaacagcaactgcaacagcagcaactccAGCAACTGGCCGGCGGTGCGATTACCGGCAAACAGTCCAAAGCGGCAGCCAAGCTGAAGCAGAGCCCTATGTTTCTGCTGGCGAAGATTGGCCACAACCTAGCCGTTGGTGGTGGAGGAAcgggaggaggtggtggtgggggaggAGGTGGAGGAAACTCACTCGTTGCCGGTTCCACCTTCAACTCCCAGACGAACCTTCCGCTGCAGATCCTAGCTCCGGGTGGTGGCCGTGAAGGCAACAAACCGAAGCTGCGACGCTTCAACTCGCACGACACCAGCGCCAACATGTTCTCGGTGGCGGAGTTCGAGAACGCACGGATGGCGCGGAGGAACGAGCTGGAGAGTGCGGCCCTGCTACGACAGCGAGCCCGCTACAAGCTCAACTCACTCAATTCGTCTGGAGGCGGGgcgggtggcggtggtggggACTGCTCAACGGGGGAAAGCAAGGGTTCGAAGCTGAGCTCCAGCGAGTCAACCACCGAACCGCTGTTTGCGGAACAATTTCTCGAACGCTTCTCGTTGCCCCGTGTCATCCGGCTGTCGTACACTTCGTCCACCTCGCCGGGCGGACAGGGCGATCAGACGATGACCTCCTCGAGTTCGGCCGAATCGAGCAGTACGGCAGAACGGCCCAGCAGTGGCTCGAAGGGTGGTGGCAAAGGTTCCAAGAAGGGAAAAGGTTCGGCCACGATCGGGGGCGACCTGTTTCTGCTCTACCGGTATATGCGCGGCTATCGGAGCTACCACGTGTTCAACACCAAGGCGGGCACCAGTCGGAAGAAGGGCTACAAGATACCGCACGATTTTCCCG GTTACTTCTCCTTCATCAACGACAAGGGCGCACCGACGGCCACCGTGTACACCACGATCGTACAGCTGGTGCGGGACCAGGTGTACAAGTTCCTGTCGCTGGACAACCTTTCCGCCTACACCGAATCGCATG ATAACTTCAGCCACAAAACGCACTACGTGAAGGCGACGGCCAAGGCGGGCCAGGTATACCGACTGTTGGCAGTCTTCCAGGACGGAGATCACAAGTCTGCCACGTCGTCCTCTAGTCACAAGGATGCGACCGGCGCCGGGAATGCGAACGTTGGTGGCCGGGAGAAGGAACGGGGCAAGTACGCGCAGCTGTTGGATGACAACCGTCAG ATCTACTACGTGTCGCTGTCCGCCAAAGGCAAGTTCTACGAGATAGAGCAGCACAGTGCCCCGGTGCTTCAGAAGTACACCAACTTTGGTAACCATCACCAACTGCACAGCCTCAATGGGAACAatacgagcagcagcagcgtgggGACAAACGGTGGTAATCAGACGTCCCAACAGAACCAGCAGAACCACCAGAcccatcaacagcagcagcagcaacagcaccgaAAACCGAAACAACTGAGCAGGGATTGTGTGCATCGGATCGGGTTCATCATGCAGTCGGAGCCGTGTCTTCCGCTGAACCTGAAGCTCATCTCGCCGCAGACGGGAGCCCACTCCTCCGCCGTACCTG AGTACGTCACGATCGCGAAGATCAGTGAGGAGAACTTCCTGATTGCGTGCCCACTAGACGAGCAACACTTGACGACGACTCTCACCCTAACCAAGCTCCACCTGACGCCCCAGATGAAGTTTGCCAAGTGTACGATGGGATTCGAGAACGAGCAGCACATGTTCCTGAACGCGAACGTCCAGACCGTGCTCAAGTTCTGCCAGTTCAACTGTGACAACTTCCTGCGTGTAGTTGACCACGAAACGAACGCGATCGAACTACAGCAAATGACGGCTATTTCCGtaggacagcagcagcagcagcagcaacagtcatCCCTCACGATGACGTCAAACACAACGACAACTACCGGCCCAAGTTCGCTTGGATCGAGTGgcagcggtggcggtggcggtggtggtggagggaaGCACGAATCAAAGGGAGGTGGATCTGACGTCCTGCGACGGTTCGGGCGGcttttcggtggtggtggttccagCGGTGGACACGATCGAAACGGCGGATCCGGCCACGAGAAGGAAGATTCCATCATatttttaagtaaaaatgATCTGGAAAGTCTCGaatgcggtggtggtggcggcggcggcggccgagAGCTCGAtgaccatcaccaccactcCACCCcttaccaccaacaccaccaccaccaccacagtcTGGTGGACGAACGGTCCACGCTTGGTGGCCGATCGTCGTCGGATGGTGCCACAAACCACGAGCCACACTCGCTCCCGATTCCCAGCTACCGGAGCGAGAAGATGAAGGTGTTTGCATCGCCGAGCGGGAAAAGCAAGGGCCACTCGACAACGACGCCGGCTGGGGCCACATCCTCTTCCACGTCTAAATGGTTCCGAGGGTTCGGGAATCGGTCGAGTGCGAACGAATCCGTCTCGGCGGACGATGAGTGGGACAAGCGAACCAGTCTCGACCGTTACCGGGACATGTCGAAGCTGATCCAGGAACGGTTCGGGACGTTGGGAATGCTTTCGCTTTCCTCGCGTGCTGCCAGCACCGATCGGATCAGTGCGTTTGACGACGGTACGATCGTCAGCCACGATCCTGCATCGTCGGTCGCTAGTGTCGGTGCACGCGAAAAGTGTCTCTCTCTGCAGCACATCGAACAGAAGAGCAAACCGGACCTGGTACCACCCGGCCATCACGGTTCCGGCGGTGATGAAACGATCCGCAAcgccgacgacgatgacgatgatcaGGCGAGCGAACTGACCGCATCCGAGCTGGGGGATACGATCTTCTTCCCGCTGCGTCACAGCACCAACCAACAATCGTTCATGACGCAGAAGCTTTACAGCGAGTTCCACGTAAAGACGAAACAGTACAGCAAATCATCGTCCAGCATTCAGCAGTTGCTTCATCTCGCCggcaatggtggtggtggtaatcgATCAAGCGAGCTTCCGGCCAGCAAGAAGAGCGCGCTCAAGAATCGCTTCCGAAACAGTGCAGCTGCCAGCCACGACGAGGTGGTGCTGTCGTTCGAGGATCTGCGCTACATGAACCGTGTTTGTGATGATGAGGTTGGCGAGGTGAAGGAGGAGAAGCGTCCGACGAAGACGGTTTCGCTCCGGGAGCCTCTACCATCGCAACCGGCCGTAAGCCAACGGACGATTCTGGACGATTTGCCGTACAGCAGTGTGCGAGATTCAATCGTCCTGCAGACGGGTGATTCCGATCGGGACGACGCTAGCTCCGTACCGGCCGAGAGCATTTACGCGGAAATTTGTACCGAAGCCACCGCTGTGCCGGCGGTGTCAGCGTCTGTACCAGCTCCAGCAGCGAAACCGGAAAAACGGTTCGTTAGCATACGCATCAACGTACCGCCGTGCGATAGTGTTGCGGGTGCCGGGTCGGTGTGCCTAAATCCGGCCGGTACTTCTACGACCACCACGAACCACACCAATaccagcaacggcagcagctgcaacagcaacaccagcagtcGCTGCTCGTCGGCCGTTTCTAGTCCGATCGAGGACAACATTTACAACACGATCAAGTAG
- the LOC118513918 gene encoding uncharacterized protein LOC118513918 isoform X2, whose product MTDALKMTDMQQRASIEFERQRHLANWLIESSPHMPKPTAAQQKQLQQHQQQLQQQQLQQLAGGAITGKQSKAAAKLKQSPMFLLAKIGHNLAVGGGGTGGGGGGGGGGGNSLVAGSTFNSQTNLPLQILAPGGGREGNKPKLRRFNSHDTSANMFSVAEFENARMARRNELESAALLRQRARYKLNSLNSSGGGAGGGGGDCSTGESKGSKLSSSESTTEPLFAEQFLERFSLPRVIRLSYTSSTSPGGQGDQTMTSSSSAESSSTAERPSSGSKGGGKGSKKGKGSATIGGDLFLLYRYMRGYRSYHVFNTKAGTSRKKGYKIPHDFPGYFSFINDKGAPTATVYTTIVQLVRDQVYKFLSLDNLSAYTESHDNFSHKTHYVKATAKAGQVYRLLAVFQDGDHKSATSSSSHKDATGAGNANVGGREKERGKYAQLLDDNRQIYYVSLSAKGKFYEIEQHSAPVLQKYTNFGNHHQLHSLNGNNTSSSSVGTNGGNQTSQQNQQNHQTHQQQQQQQHRKPKQLSRDCVHRIGFIMQSEPCLPLNLKLISPQTGAHSSAVPEYVTIAKISEENFLIACPLDEQHLTTTLTLTKLHLTPQMKFAKCTMGFENEQHMFLNANVQTVLKFCQFNCDNFLRVVDHETNAIELQQMTAISVGQQQQQQQQSSLTMTSNTTTTTGPSSLGSSGSGGGGGGGGGKHESKGGGSDVLRRFGRLFGGGGSSGGHDRNGGSGHEKEDSIIFLSKNDLESLECGGGGGGGGRELDDHHHHSTPYHQHHHHHHSLVDERSTLGGRSSSDGATNHEPHSLPIPSYRSEKMKVFASPSGKSKGHSTTTPAGATSSSTSKWFRGFGNRSSANESVSADDEWDKRTSLDRYRDMSKLIQERFGTLGMLSLSSRAASTDRISAFDDGTIVSHDPASSVASVGAREKCLSLQHIEQKSKPDLVPPGHHGSGGDETIRNADDDDDDQASELTASELGDTIFFPLRHSTNQQSFMTQKLYSEFHVKTKQYSKSSSSIQQLLHLAGNGGGGNRSSELPASKKSALKNRFRNSAAASHDEVVLSFEDLRYMNRVCDDEVGEVKEEKRPTKTVSLREPLPSQPAVSQRTILDDLPYSSVRDSIVLQTGDSDRDDASSVPAESIYAEICTEATAVPAVSASVPAPAAKPEKRFVSIRINVPPCDSVAGAGSVCLNPAGTSTTTTNHTNTSNGSSCNSNTSSRCSSAVSSPIEDNIYNTIK is encoded by the exons ATGACCGACGCACTCAAGATGACCGATATGCAGCAGCGCGCCAGTATCGAGTTCGAGCGCCAGCGCCACCTGGCGAACTGGCTGATCGAGTCGAGCCCGCACATGCCCAAACCAACGGCCGCCCAACAAAAGCAGCTCcagcaacaccaacagcaactgcaacagcagcaactccAGCAACTGGCCGGCGGTGCGATTACCGGCAAACAGTCCAAAGCGGCAGCCAAGCTGAAGCAGAGCCCTATGTTTCTGCTGGCGAAGATTGGCCACAACCTAGCCGTTGGTGGTGGAGGAAcgggaggaggtggtggtgggggaggAGGTGGAGGAAACTCACTCGTTGCCGGTTCCACCTTCAACTCCCAGACGAACCTTCCGCTGCAGATCCTAGCTCCGGGTGGTGGCCGTGAAGGCAACAAACCGAAGCTGCGACGCTTCAACTCGCACGACACCAGCGCCAACATGTTCTCGGTGGCGGAGTTCGAGAACGCACGGATGGCGCGGAGGAACGAGCTGGAGAGTGCGGCCCTGCTACGACAGCGAGCCCGCTACAAGCTCAACTCACTCAATTCGTCTGGAGGCGGGgcgggtggcggtggtggggACTGCTCAACGGGGGAAAGCAAGGGTTCGAAGCTGAGCTCCAGCGAGTCAACCACCGAACCGCTGTTTGCGGAACAATTTCTCGAACGCTTCTCGTTGCCCCGTGTCATCCGGCTGTCGTACACTTCGTCCACCTCGCCGGGCGGACAGGGCGATCAGACGATGACCTCCTCGAGTTCGGCCGAATCGAGCAGTACGGCAGAACGGCCCAGCAGTGGCTCGAAGGGTGGTGGCAAAGGTTCCAAGAAGGGAAAAGGTTCGGCCACGATCGGGGGCGACCTGTTTCTGCTCTACCGGTATATGCGCGGCTATCGGAGCTACCACGTGTTCAACACCAAGGCGGGCACCAGTCGGAAGAAGGGCTACAAGATACCGCACGATTTTCCCG GTTACTTCTCCTTCATCAACGACAAGGGCGCACCGACGGCCACCGTGTACACCACGATCGTACAGCTGGTGCGGGACCAGGTGTACAAGTTCCTGTCGCTGGACAACCTTTCCGCCTACACCGAATCGCATG ATAACTTCAGCCACAAAACGCACTACGTGAAGGCGACGGCCAAGGCGGGCCAGGTATACCGACTGTTGGCAGTCTTCCAGGACGGAGATCACAAGTCTGCCACGTCGTCCTCTAGTCACAAGGATGCGACCGGCGCCGGGAATGCGAACGTTGGTGGCCGGGAGAAGGAACGGGGCAAGTACGCGCAGCTGTTGGATGACAACCGTCAG ATCTACTACGTGTCGCTGTCCGCCAAAGGCAAGTTCTACGAGATAGAGCAGCACAGTGCCCCGGTGCTTCAGAAGTACACCAACTTTGGTAACCATCACCAACTGCACAGCCTCAATGGGAACAatacgagcagcagcagcgtgggGACAAACGGTGGTAATCAGACGTCCCAACAGAACCAGCAGAACCACCAGAcccatcaacagcagcagcagcaacagcaccgaAAACCGAAACAACTGAGCAGGGATTGTGTGCATCGGATCGGGTTCATCATGCAGTCGGAGCCGTGTCTTCCGCTGAACCTGAAGCTCATCTCGCCGCAGACGGGAGCCCACTCCTCCGCCGTACCTG AGTACGTCACGATCGCGAAGATCAGTGAGGAGAACTTCCTGATTGCGTGCCCACTAGACGAGCAACACTTGACGACGACTCTCACCCTAACCAAGCTCCACCTGACGCCCCAGATGAAGTTTGCCAAGTGTACGATGGGATTCGAGAACGAGCAGCACATGTTCCTGAACGCGAACGTCCAGACCGTGCTCAAGTTCTGCCAGTTCAACTGTGACAACTTCCTGCGTGTAGTTGACCACGAAACGAACGCGATCGAACTACAGCAAATGACGGCTATTTCCGtaggacagcagcagcagcagcagcaacagtcatCCCTCACGATGACGTCAAACACAACGACAACTACCGGCCCAAGTTCGCTTGGATCGAGTGgcagcggtggcggtggcggtggtggtggagggaaGCACGAATCAAAGGGAGGTGGATCTGACGTCCTGCGACGGTTCGGGCGGcttttcggtggtggtggttccagCGGTGGACACGATCGAAACGGCGGATCCGGCCACGAGAAGGAAGATTCCATCATatttttaagtaaaaatgATCTGGAAAGTCTCGaatgcggtggtggtggcggcggcggcggccgagAGCTCGAtgaccatcaccaccactcCACCCcttaccaccaacaccaccaccaccaccacagtcTGGTGGACGAACGGTCCACGCTTGGTGGCCGATCGTCGTCGGATGGTGCCACAAACCACGAGCCACACTCGCTCCCGATTCCCAGCTACCGGAGCGAGAAGATGAAGGTGTTTGCATCGCCGAGCGGGAAAAGCAAGGGCCACTCGACAACGACGCCGGCTGGGGCCACATCCTCTTCCACGTCTAAATGGTTCCGAGGGTTCGGGAATCGGTCGAGTGCGAACGAATCCGTCTCGGCGGACGATGAGTGGGACAAGCGAACCAGTCTCGACCGTTACCGGGACATGTCGAAGCTGATCCAGGAACGGTTCGGGACGTTGGGAATGCTTTCGCTTTCCTCGCGTGCTGCCAGCACCGATCGGATCAGTGCGTTTGACGACGGTACGATCGTCAGCCACGATCCTGCATCGTCGGTCGCTAGTGTCGGTGCACGCGAAAAGTGTCTCTCTCTGCAGCACATCGAACAGAAGAGCAAACCGGACCTGGTACCACCCGGCCATCACGGTTCCGGCGGTGATGAAACGATCCGCAAcgccgacgacgatgacgatgatcaGGCGAGCGAACTGACCGCATCCGAGCTGGGGGATACGATCTTCTTCCCGCTGCGTCACAGCACCAACCAACAATCGTTCATGACGCAGAAGCTTTACAGCGAGTTCCACGTAAAGACGAAACAGTACAGCAAATCATCGTCCAGCATTCAGCAGTTGCTTCATCTCGCCggcaatggtggtggtggtaatcgATCAAGCGAGCTTCCGGCCAGCAAGAAGAGCGCGCTCAAGAATCGCTTCCGAAACAGTGCAGCTGCCAGCCACGACGAGGTGGTGCTGTCGTTCGAGGATCTGCGCTACATGAACCGTGTTTGTGATGATGAGGTTGGCGAGGTGAAGGAGGAGAAGCGTCCGACGAAGACGGTTTCGCTCCGGGAGCCTCTACCATCGCAACCGGCCGTAAGCCAACGGACGATTCTGGACGATTTGCCGTACAGCAGTGTGCGAGATTCAATCGTCCTGCAGACGGGTGATTCCGATCGGGACGACGCTAGCTCCGTACCGGCCGAGAGCATTTACGCGGAAATTTGTACCGAAGCCACCGCTGTGCCGGCGGTGTCAGCGTCTGTACCAGCTCCAGCAGCGAAACCGGAAAAACGGTTCGTTAGCATACGCATCAACGTACCGCCGTGCGATAGTGTTGCGGGTGCCGGGTCGGTGTGCCTAAATCCGGCCGGTACTTCTACGACCACCACGAACCACACCAATaccagcaacggcagcagctgcaacagcaacaccagcagtcGCTGCTCGTCGGCCGTTTCTAGTCCGATCGAGGACAACATTTACAACACGATCAAGTAG